The following coding sequences are from one Triticum aestivum cultivar Chinese Spring chromosome 5A, IWGSC CS RefSeq v2.1, whole genome shotgun sequence window:
- the LOC123103380 gene encoding uncharacterized protein translates to MARKSEGKKTRTKRDPPSSTTVPPPPPVEPQATAPDISIEVLAEFDIFSILRRLCLADLLRAALACHRWRRLAASCLPRAPPLLGHFFHPTEVNPPFPLEETKDPDTPAVFAPLDASSPRLSLDFAPDAVRFYLYDSHRGLLLCEPSDPLPKKVIPRFLVLDPATRRRTLLPPPRRDTVPDDRRWRSSRYYIGSALLSRAHQSKLCFEAVCFAIDGDHPRAWVASVDNGDCSWRALPRDEDVVVDFDPWLFEGRCVHAAGKIYWHICNSERVLVLDPVTLRFSYLPAPRALRIDALAVCKYRVGETPDGRVCLVTDGQQQLHLWVRGEGMSSDNGWLLERRIVDLSALCDMIPGMPSNRMLRTHCIWPTDMDAGRTGKVFIKTWGFGRYTYDLHTGKMERLPTRSGKDYAHPVFAYSLAWPPTFLAPED, encoded by the coding sequence ATGGCACGGAAGAGCGAAGGGAAGAAGACCAGAACCAAAAGAGACCCACCTTCCTCCACCACGGTTCCTCCCCCGCCGCCGGTGGAGCCACAGGCTACGGCGCCGGACATCTCGATCGAAGTGCTCGCCGAGTTCGACATCTTCAGCATTCTCCGCCGTCTCTGCCTCGCCGACCTCCTCCGTGCCGCCCTCGCCTGCCACCGCTGGCGCCGCCTGGCCGCCAGCTGCCTCCCACGcgcccctcctctcctcggccactTCTTCCATCCAACGGAAGTCAATCCCCCGTTCCCGCTGGAGGAAACCAAGGATCCCGACACCCCCGCCGTGTTCGCTCCCCTCGacgcctcctccccgcgcctctccCTCGACTTCGCTCCGGACGCCGTCCGCTTCTACCTCTACGACTCGCACCGAGGCCTCCTGCTTTGCGAGCCGTCCGACCCCCTTCCCAAGAAGGTCATCCCCCGCTTCCTCGTCCTCGACCCGGCCACCCGCCGCCGCACGCTCCTCCCGCCCCCGCGCCGCGACACGGTGCCCGATGACCGCCGCTGGCGCAGCTCGAGGTACTACATCGGCTCCGCGCTGCTCTCCCGCGCTCACCAGAGCAAGCTCTGCTTCGAGGCTGTCTGCTTCGCCATCGACGGCGACCACCCTCGCGCCTGGGTCGCGTCCGTCGACAACGGCGACTGCAGCTGGCGCGCGCTCCCGCGGGACGAGGATGTCGTGGTCGATTTTGACCCCTGGCTGTTCGAAGGACGCTGCGTGCACGCCGCCGGGAAGATATACTGGCACATCTGCAACTCTGAGCGCGTGCTCGTGCTGGACCCTGTCACGCTCAGGTTCTCCTACCTGCCGGCGCCGCGCGCGCTGCGAATCGACGCGCTGGCTGTGTGCAAGTACCGCGTCGGGGAGACGCCGGATGGGCGGGTTTGCTTGGTCACGGACGGCCAGCAGCAGCTGCATCTCTGGGTGCGCGGGGAGGGCATGTCGAGCGACAACGGTTGGCTTCTGGAGAGGAGGATCGTGGACTTGAGCGCGCTGTGCGACATGATTCCTGGCATGCCCAGCAACCGGATGCTCAGGACCCATTGCATCTGGCCCACCGACATGGACGCCGGTCGCACAGGGAAGGTGTTCATCAAGACCTGGGGATTTGGGCGCTACACGTACGATCTCCACACCGGCAAGATGGAGCGCCTGCCGACGAGAAGCGGCAAGGACTATGCGCACCCCGTCTTCGCCTACTCCCTGGCATGGCCGCCCACGTTCCTCGCTCCAGAGGACTGA